From the Misgurnus anguillicaudatus chromosome 17, ASM2758022v2, whole genome shotgun sequence genome, one window contains:
- the LOC141350234 gene encoding uncharacterized protein, translating to MSEDLQQELTDLREQLRSLQTLNDQLRSQALPSSGHVVNSSSSNPNTPPMSLHRALYVPRERKCPRFYGHSDSSSVTVEEWIEEATMCIEGRGWSDREQVLFILDHLGGEARMEVKLRPAAQRERPELIFNVLKDMYHGKQTFVQLQQKFFERKQQEGESLMEFSHSLMSLMDAVLSSNPNSVPNDDQVLRDQFVEHVRDVTLRRELRRFVRQKPSCSLLDVRGEAIRWVEKGEIATVTLVPQSWCNKTQGRVVQFDKKINRFGESTEFNEIKDMLKSQQKQIDAITKCLNELKPTSDNPPSPRVNTRRCLRCNKLGHIARYCRQPWPIDVSSRPLTVDISEVSTEEPLN from the coding sequence ATGTCTGAAGATTTGCAGCAAGAATTAACGGACCTGCGTGAACAGCTGCGTAGTTTGCAAACATTGAATGATCAATTGAGGAGTCAAGCATTACCATCCAGCGGACATGTTGTAAATTCATCCTCCTCAAACCCTAATACTCCTCCAATGTCTCTTCACAGGGCGCTGTATGTTCCTAGAGAGAGAAAGTGCCCACGTTTTTATGGACATTCAGATTCATCATCCGTGACTGTGGAGGAGTGGATTGAGGAAGCTACTATGTGTATTGAGGGTAGAGGTTGGTCAGATAGGGAACAAGTATTGTTTATACTGGATCATTTAGGAGGGGAAGCAAGGATGGAGGTAAAGCTCCGTCCTGCTGCTCAGAGGGAGAGACCAGaacttatttttaatgttttaaaagataTGTATCATGGTAAACAAACTTTTGTGCAGTTACAGCAGAAATTTTTTGAGAGAAAACAACAGGAAGGAGAGTCTCTTATGGAGTTTTCCCATTCCTTAATGTCATTAATGGATGCAGTCTTAAGTAGTAATCCTAACAGTGTTCCTAACGATGACCAGGTGCTTCGAGATCAATTTGTGGAGCATGTAAGGGATGTTACTTTACGACGTGAACTCAGACGATTTGTGAGGCAAAAGCCTTCTTGTTCCTTACTAGATGTAAGAGGTGAAGCAATTAGGTGGGTGGAGAAAGGAGAAATAGCGACTGTTACGTTAGTACCACAATCATGGTGTAATAAGACTCAAGGTAGAGTAGTTCAGTTTGACAAGAAAATAAATAGGTTTGGGGAGTCTACTGAATTCAATGAAATTAAAGATATGCTTAAGAGTCAGCAAAAACAGATAGACGCTATTACTAAGTGCCTTAACGAACTTAAGCCTACCTCTGATAATCCCCCTTCTCCTAGAGTGAACACTCGAAGATGCTTGCGCTGTAATAAGCTTGGCCATATTGCCAGATATTGCCGTCAGCCTTGGCCTATTGATGTTAGTTCTAGACCACTAACAGTTGATATCAGTGAAGTTTCAACTGAAGAGCCTTTAAACTAG